The Halorussus rarus genome includes the window TCGGTCTCGAGCAGGTCGCGGTACGCCTCCCGGGCGGCGTCGGCGGCGGTCTCCATCGCCGCCGACCACTCGTCGGGCACCGCCTCGGTCGGCTCGCGGATGGCCTCGTGGCGGGCGCGCACCTGGGCGTCGAGCATCTGCTCGAGGTTGCGCTCGGCGATGCGGGGGTTGGCGTACTTCTCGGCGATGGCCTCGCCCTGCTCGGTGAACTTGACCTGGCCGGTGACCGTCTCGTTCGGCAGCGCGAGCAAGGCGTCGTTCATCGGGCCGCCGCCCCGCGAGATGGAACCCCCGCGACCGTGGAACAGCCGGAGCGTCACGTCGTAGTCGTCGCAGATGGCCGCCAGCCGCTTCTGGTTGCGGTAGAGGCTCCAGTTGGCCGCCAGGAAGCCGTTCTCCTTGTTGGAGTCCGAGTACCCCAGCATGATCTCCTGGGTGCCACCTCTGGCCTCGATTGCGGCCGCATAAGCCTCGTTCTCGAACAGGGTGCCCATGATGCGCCGGGCGCCCGACAGCGCCGACTCGGTCTCCAGTAGCGGCACCACGTCGATGCCGGCGTAGCCCGGCAGGTCGACGACCCCAGCCTGGTCGGCGAGGAACAGCACTTCGAGCACGTGGCTGGGCTCCTCGGTCATGCTGATGCAGTAGGTGTCGATGGCCTCGGCGCCGTACCCGGCCTGCCAGTCGGCGGTCCGGTCGAACAAGGTGAGCACCCGGGCCGCGGTGTCCGAGAGATCGTCGGTGTCGGTCACGTCAATGATTGGATCGTCCTCCAGGACGGCCTCGGTCAGCACCTCGACGCGCTCGTCCTCGCCCATCGCCTCGTAGTCGATGCCCTCGCGAGCCAGCGCCTCGCCGACCGCCTGGGTGTGGTTCTCCCGGTGGTCGCGCAGGTCGAGGCTCGCCAGCGAGAGCCCGAAGGTGGCGACCCGCCGCCGGAAGGGGTCGACCTTCGCCTCGGCGACCGTCTCGGCGCCGTTGGCCCGGAGGCTCGCGGCGATGGCGTCGACGTCGGCCAGCAGTTCGTCCTCGCCCTCGTAGCCGCCGGGTCGCACGCCCCCGACCCGGTCGAGGCGCTCGCGCATCAGCTTCAGCTTCTGGCGGTAGGGTTCGTCGGGGTAGCGCTCCTCGGCCTCGGCGGCCACGCCGGGCATGCGCTCGCGGTCGGCCTCCAGGCGCTCGCGGAGGGTCTCGCCGACATCGACGCTCCGGTCGTCCTGGCTCAGCACGCCCGAGAGCCGCTTGCACTCCTCGCGGTAGCGCTCGACCACGACCTCGCGCTGGCGGTCGAGCGTCTCGGCGGTCACCTCGGGGGTGACGTAGGGGTTGCCGTCCCGGTCGCTGCCGGCCCACGACCGGAACTCGAACAGCTTCGGGATGTCGAGCGAGCCGAACTCCTCGCCGAGTTCGCGCTCGAGTTCGTCGTACACCTCGCCCACCACGTCGAAGAGGGTGTTCTCGAGGTACCACTGGACGTTGAGCGCCTCGTCGGTGACCTCCGGCCGGCGCTCGCGGACCTGCGGGGTCTGCCAGAGGCTGGTGACCTCCGCCTCGAGGTCGCGCTCGACGGCAGCCTCCTCGCGGTCGGTCAGCCGGCGCTCGTCGAGGGTCTCGATGTCGTCGGCGACCGCCCGGAGCTTGGCCTTCACCGTCTTGCGCCGGGCCTCGGTCGGGTGGGCGGTGAACGTGGGCTCGACCAGCACGTCGTCGAGCACCCGCTGGACCGTCTCGGGGTCCGCGCCCGCGTCCGCCAGCACCTCGGCGGTCTCGGCCACGCTGTCGGCCAGCGTCCCGTCCTGAGAGCCCTCGCGGACCGCCCGGACCCGCTCGCGCTCCTCGGCGAGGTTGATGAGCTCGAAGTAGGTGGCGAACGCGCGGGCCACGACGCCCGCCCGCTCGGGCTGGAGGCCGGCGAGCTGGGCCCTGAGCGGGTCTCGGCTCTCGGCGTCGCCCCGTCGGTAGTCGATGGCCCCGGTCCGGACCGACTCGACCACCTCGAACGCCTCGGCCGATGCCTGGTCCTCCAGCACGTCCCCGAGCAGCGCCCCGAGTTCGCGGACGTCCCGGCGCACGTCTCTGGCGTGGAGTTGCATGCCACGCCCTTCGT containing:
- the ppc gene encoding phosphoenolpyruvate carboxylase, translating into MQLHARDVRRDVRELGALLGDVLEDQASAEAFEVVESVRTGAIDYRRGDAESRDPLRAQLAGLQPERAGVVARAFATYFELINLAEERERVRAVREGSQDGTLADSVAETAEVLADAGADPETVQRVLDDVLVEPTFTAHPTEARRKTVKAKLRAVADDIETLDERRLTDREEAAVERDLEAEVTSLWQTPQVRERRPEVTDEALNVQWYLENTLFDVVGEVYDELERELGEEFGSLDIPKLFEFRSWAGSDRDGNPYVTPEVTAETLDRQREVVVERYREECKRLSGVLSQDDRSVDVGETLRERLEADRERMPGVAAEAEERYPDEPYRQKLKLMRERLDRVGGVRPGGYEGEDELLADVDAIAASLRANGAETVAEAKVDPFRRRVATFGLSLASLDLRDHRENHTQAVGEALAREGIDYEAMGEDERVEVLTEAVLEDDPIIDVTDTDDLSDTAARVLTLFDRTADWQAGYGAEAIDTYCISMTEEPSHVLEVLFLADQAGVVDLPGYAGIDVVPLLETESALSGARRIMGTLFENEAYAAAIEARGGTQEIMLGYSDSNKENGFLAANWSLYRNQKRLAAICDDYDVTLRLFHGRGGSISRGGGPMNDALLALPNETVTGQVKFTEQGEAIAEKYANPRIAERNLEQMLDAQVRARHEAIREPTEAVPDEWSAAMETAADAAREAYRDLLETEGFVSYFEDATPIEVIEELNMGSRPASRSGERTVEDLRAIPWVFSWTQARCILPGWYALAEGLDAYLEDGGDLDTLGEMYDEWPFFRTTLDNAALALARTDLEIAAEYAALAPADRRDRFFPRIEAEYDRAVELVTAITGRDSLLRREWLAESLSRRNPYVDPLNLLQTQLLGQSHLTPEEERTLRLTVKGIAAGMKNTG